In Phreatobacter cathodiphilus, the genomic window GCACGGACACGCTGGGGCGGGACGTCGCCGCCGGCATCGTCCACGGCACGCGGGTGTCGCTCACCATCGGCGTCGCCTCGACGCTGGCCGCGGTCTGCGTCGGCGTCCTCGTCGGCGCCATGGCCGGCTACTGGGGCGGCGGCATCGACGACCTCCTGATGCGCGTCACCGAGCTGTTCCAGACGATCCCGGGCTTCATTCTCGCCATCCTCATGGTGGCGACACTGGGCCCCTCCATCGTCAACGTCATCATCGCCATCGCCACCGTCAGTTGGCCGCCGCTGGCGCGGCTGACGCGGGCCGAGTTCCTGCGCCTGCGCGGGCGCGAATACGTCCAGGCCGCCACCTGCCAGGGCGAGCGGCCGCTCCAGGTGGTGCTCGGCCATATCCTGCCCAATGCGGTCTCGCCGATCATCGTCACCGGCTCGCTCACCATCGCCAGCGCCATCCTCATCGAAAGCGCCCTGTCCTTCATGGGCCTGGGTGATCCCAACCTCATGTCCTGGGGCTTCATGGTCGGCGCGGCGCGCACGGTGATCCGCCAGGCCTGGTGGATGAGCGTCTTCCCGGGCATCGCCATCCTGCTCACCGTCCTCGCCATCAACCTGGTGGGGGAGGGGCTGAACGACACGCTCAATCCGCGCAATGCCCGCGCAGGGAGGCATTGATGGCCGGCGATCCGTTGCTCGCGGTCGAGAACCTCTCCATCGCCCTCCCCGGCGGCGCCGACCGCGCCCATGCCGTGGAAGACGTCTCCTTCACCGTCGGGGCGAACGAGATCGTCTGCCTCGTCGGCGAGTCGGGATCGGGCAAGTCGATGACCGCCCACGCCATCCTGTCGCTGCTGCCGGACCGGGTGGGCATTTCGGCCGGCTCGCTGCGCTTCAAGGGGCGCGACATCGCCGGGCTCGACGAGCCGTCCATGCGGGCGCTGCGCGGCGGCGAGATCTCGATGATCTTCCAGGAGCCCATGTCGGCGCTGAACCCGCTCGCCCGCATCGGCGAGCAGATCGCCGAGGCCATCGTGACCCATGCCCGCCCGGTTCCGGCCCGCGAGGCTGTCGCCGTCCGGGTCATCGAGCTCGTCACCTCGGTGGGGCTGCCCGACCCCGCGACCATCGTCCGCAGCTTCCCCTTCCAGCTCTCGGGCGGCCAGCGCCAGCGCGTCATGATCGCCATGGCCATGGCCAACAATCCCGCGCTGCTGCTCGCCGACGAGCCGACGACGGCGCTCGACGTCACCACCCAGAAGCAGATCCTCACCCTCATCCGCGACCTCCAGGCCTCGCGTGGCATGGGCGTGCTGCTGATCACCCATGACTTCGGCGTCGTCGCCGACATGGCCGACCGCGTGGTCGTCATGCGCGACGGGCGGATCGTCGAACAGGGACCGGTCGACGAGGTGCTGCGTCGCCCGTCGCACGAGTACACGCGCAGCCTCATCGCCGCGGTGCCGGGCAGCCGCCCGCCCGACGCGCGCGTGCGCGAGATCGGCCGCGTCCCCGTGCTCGCCGCCCGCGGCCTCACCAAGACCTTCTCCACCCGCCAGAGCCTCTTCCGCCCCCCGCGGGTCGTCGCCGCCGTCCGGAACGTCGCGCTGTCGCTGGCGGCGCGGGAGACCGTGGCGGTGGTCGGCGAGTCCGGCTCGGGCAAATCGACCCTCGGCCGGATGATCATGCGCCTCGTCGAGCCCGATGCCGGCACCGTCGACTTCCGCGGCGAGGATCTGCTGACGCTGCGTGGCGAGCCGCTGCGGCAGATGCGGCGTCGGCTGCAGATCGTCTTCCAGGATCCTTTCGCCGCCCTCGATCCGCGCCAGCGCGTCGGCGACGCCATCGCCCGCGGGCCCATGGCCTTCGGCACTCCGCGCGAGGACGCGATGGCCGAGGCCCGCCGCCTGCTCCAGCGCGTCGGTCTGAAGGAGGGCGCGGCGGACCGTTATCCGCACGAGTTCTCCGGCGGCCAGCGCCAGCGCATCTGCATCGCCCGGGCCCTGGCGCTGAAGCCGCAGGTGCTGGTGGCGGACGAGGCGGTCTCCGCCCTCGACGTGTCGGTGCAGGCGACCATCCTGCGCCTGCTCGCCGAACTGCGCGAGGACCTCAACCTCGCCATCCTCTTCATCACCCACGACCTGCGCGTCGCAGCCGAGATCGCCGATCGCATCGTGGTGATGAAGCGCGGCGAGGTGGTGGAAGAGGGGGCGACGCGGACGGTCTTCGGCGATCCCGCCCACCCCTATACGCGCGAGCTGCTCGCCGCCGTGCCCGGGAGGCATTTGTTCCAGGGCCCGCATGCCCTGGCGGCGTCATGAGCCCGGTGGGGACTTGAGAGCGGGAAGGACCTCGCGCGCGAAGAGGCGCATGGCCGCCAGGGTTGCATCGGGCCCGAGGCAGCCGTTGCCGTTGAAGACGCAGCGCAGCGCGCCGATCCCGGTACGCGCGGCGAGGCTCCGGATCGCCGTCGTGCAGTCCTCCGGGCTGCCCCAGAGGAAGCGCTCGGCGAGCAGGGTCTCCCTGTCCACGGTCACCGGACTGCGCCCCTGCTGCCGGGCGAAATGGCGGCGCCGCTCTTCCAGGCCCGCCAGCAGCGGGTCGAGCAGGCCGGCCGCCGCGTCGCGGTTCGGGCCGATCACCACATAGCGGGAGAGCGAGCTGCGGGCGAGCAGTGGGCGGAGCGTCTCCTCGGGCGCCAGATCCCGCAGCACCGCGAGTTGCCGGCCCTCCGGCGGCTCGAGGCTGAACAGCAGCGGCAGCGCGTTGGCGACGGCGAAGCCGAGGGTCTCCGGCGTCGATCCCGCCACGTGGATCGGCGGGTGCGGGTGCTGCACCGGCCGGGGACCGACCGGCGTCTCGCCGAAGCTCCAGGGCCCCTCGTGCGAGGCGGCCGAGCCGGTGGCGAGGGCCTGGCGGAGAAGAGCGAAACCCGCCTCGAAACGCTCGCGGGCCGCCTGAAGGGGAATTCCGACGGTGGCGAAGGTCTCGGGCGCCGTGCCGCGGCCGATGCCGACGTCGATGCGCCCGCCGCTCTGATGGTCGAGCTGGCAGATCTCCTCGGCCAGCAGCAGCGGATGGTGCAGCGGCAGGACGAGGATGGAGGTGCCGACCCTCAGCCGCTCGGTGCGGGCGAAGATCGCCGCCGCCAGCAGGTGGGGCGAGGGATAGGCGATCCGCGGCCGGTGGAAGTGGAACTCGCTGAACCAGACGCCGTCGAAACCGAGCCGGTCCGCCTCCTCGAACAGGGCGAGGAAGGCGCGGTGGTCCATCTCAGTGGCCTCGCGGGTCCATCCGGCGAGATCTATCCGCACAGGAACTCTCCGATCGCGGGCCGGGCGACGGTGAGCCCGCCATGGACGGCGGTCTCGAAGACGGTGCCGAAGACCTCGCCCAGGCGACCGGAGGCGACGACCTCCGCCGGCGTTCCCTCCGCCACCACGCCGCCGCCCTCCATCAGCACGAGGCGGTCGCAGAAGGCGGTGGCGAGTTCCAGGTCGTGCAGCACGGTCACCACGAGGCGCGTGCGGCCGCGCCGCCTCAGGTCCCGCATCAGGGCGATGCGGTGGCGGATGTCGAGGCTGGCGCCGGGCTCGTCGGCGATCAGGCAGGGCGGATCGGTGACGGTCACGGCGGCAAGCAGGGCCTGTGCCCGCTCCCCTCCCGACAGGCTGGGCCAGGGGCGGTCGGCCTTGCCAGTGAGCCCCGCGGCGCCGATGGCCGCCTCCACCGCGCCGGGAGGCACGCCGGCGGCGCGGCGTGCGCCCAGGGCGATCAGCATGCGGGCCGTGATGTCCCAGTGCGGCTGGAAGGTCTGGGGCAGGTAGCCGATCCGCTCCGCCAGCCGGGCGGGCGCGATGGTGGCGACGTCGGTCCCGTCGACCAGGACCCGGCCCGTCCGCGCACCCGGCTGTCCCGCCATGGCGCGCGCCAGGGTCGACTTGCCGGCACCGTTCGGGCCGATGATCCCGACGAGCCCGGGCGAGGGGAGGGCGAGCGTCACCCCCGCGACGACGGCCCGTCCGCCGCGGTGGATGGTAAGGTCGGCGATGTCGATCCGGATCATGTCCGCCACCGCCGCGCGAGGAGCATGAGGAAGAACGGCCCGCCGGCCGCCGCGGTGACGAGCCCGAGCGGGATCTCCGCCGGCGGCAGGGCGGATCGGGCGAGGGCATCGGCGAGCACCACGATGACGGCGCCGATCAGGGCGGAGGCGGCGAGGAGGGGGCCGTGGAGCGGCCCTACCAGCCTGCGGCCGAGATGGGGAGCGGCGAGGCCGACGAAGGCGACGAGCCCGCCGAAGGCGACCGCGACCGCGACGATGGCCGAGCCCGTGAGCACGGTGCGCGACACGAAGCGGTCGACGTCGAGACCGAAGCCCCGCGCCGTCTCCTCGCCGAGGCCGAGGAGGTCGAGGCCCGGTGCTGCCCGCAGCGCGAGGAGGAGGCAGCCGCCGGTCAGGACGAGGAGGCCGGCGAGAGCGGCGGGCGCCGGCGTCTGGATGCCGCCGAGCACCCAGCCGAGGACCACCTGCAGGCTCACCGTCTCGTCGGACAGGGCCAGCATCAGGAAGGACCGGAGCGACCCCAGCATGGCCGCGACGGCGACGCCGGCGAGCAGCAGCCCGGCCGTGTCGGTCATGCCGGAGGCGCGGCCGATGGCGAGGACGAGGACGGTCGCCCCCCAGGCGCCGAGGAAGGCGAGGACCGGCAGCCCGAGCGCCTGCGGCACGGCGAGCGGCACGAGCAGCGCCACTGTGGCGCCGACCGCCGCGCCGCCCGCCGAGCCCAGCAGATAGGGCTCGGCCAGCGGGTTGCGGAACAGCCCCTGGAACAGGCAGCCGCCGAGGCCGAGCAGCGCCCCGATGGCGGCGGCGGCGAGGACCCGCGGCAGCCGCCAGTCGAGGATGAGGCGGCTCTCCAGAGTGCCGTCGCCCGAGAGCGCGACCAGAACCCGCCACGGGGTCGCCCAGTCGTGACCGGCGGCGAGGCCGATGGCGAGGGCGGCGGCGAGCAGGCCGCCGAGGGCGAGCCAGGGCGTCGCGGCCCTGCGGGTGTCCTGTCCGGTCGGGCTCATGAGCGGGTCTCACGGCGATGGCGGTCGAGGACGGTGGCGAGGGCCTCGATGCCATCGACCACGCGCGGGCCCGGAATGAGGAAGGTGGAGCGGCTGACGGTGACGATCCGCCCTTCGCGCCGCGCCCGGAGGGCCGACCAGGCGGGGGATGCAAAGACCTCGTCGCGCGCGGCCTCCGTTCCCGCGAAGAGCAGGATGTCGGGGTCGGCGCGCAGGATCGCTTCCGGCGAGACCTGCGCCAGCACCTGGGGACCGAGGGCGGGCACCGCCCCGGCGAGCCGCACCGCATCGGCGGTGTAGGTTCCGGGCCTGGCGATCAGCAACAGGCCGCTCGAAACCCGGCCGGTCACCATCAGCGCCCGCGGAGCGGGCCCCGTCCGGTCGGCGCCGGCGACCGCCCCCAGCCGCGCCTCCAGCCGGCGCGCCGCGGCCTCGCCCCGCTCCTCGAGGCCGCAGGCGCGGGCGACAAGGCGTAGGTTCGCCAGCACGGCCGCGACCGTCGGATGGGTCAGCACCATGACGGGGATGCCGAGCCGTTCCAGCGGGTCGACGAGCTGATGGACGGCCTGGCGCGCCGGCGTGACGACGACGAGATCGGGCGCCAGCCGCGCCACCCGGTCGACCGAGAAACCGAGGCGCCCGCCCACCAGCGGCAGGTGCGCGACCTCCGGGGGAAAGCGTGTAAAGGCCTCTACCCCGACGATCCGGTCGGCGGCACCCGCGGCGGCGACCAGCTCCGTGTTGGAGGCGAAGATGGGCACGATCCGCCGTGGCGGCGCGGGCAGAGCCACCCGGCGGCCGAGCGAATCCGTCAGCACCAGCGAAGAGGCCCGCGCGCCGGGGCCGGCCAGCACCGCGGCGGCCGCGCCCAGGCCCTGGAGGATCCGTCGGCGGCTGCGGATCACGTCAGAACGCCGCCTTCAGGCCGACGACGATCTCCCGGCCCGGCATGGAGTTGCCGAAGTTGCCGATGCCGTTGGTATTGGCGGCCGAGGTGTTGCCGATGAAGGGTTGCTGGTGGAGGGCGATGAACAGGGCGTGCTGATTGACGTTGAAGATGTTGTTCATCGCCACATAGGCGGTCAGGCCCTTGCGCAGTTCCCCTTCCAGCCGGGCGTTCCAGACCCAGAAGGCCGGCTTCTGGTGGATGTAGCTGCTGGACGGTTCCCCGGCGGGAACGGTCAGGCTCTCCTCGGTGTCGTACCAGATCGGACCGCGCATGATGCCGGTGACGGAGAAAGTCCAGGGAATGGCGACGCCCGCCCGCTGGCCGAATCGCGTGCCGATGGACGCCTGGTACTTGTAGACCCGCTGCACCTGCCGAGAATTGGCTGTCGAGGCGGCGCCGAAGTCGCGCATGTCGAAATTGTAGCCGCCATTGGCGAACAGTGACCAGTGCCAGCCGTTCGGCCGGGCCGCGACGGCGCGCAGCACGTCGAGGCTGGCTTGAACCTCGACACCGCGGATGACGATGTCGCCGGCATTGTTGACGTAGTCGGAAATGTTCAGCGGACCCGTCCGGCGCTGTGAGATGATCCGGTGCGAGATCGTGTTCTGGAACAGCGCGGCGTCGATGTTGAGGCCGTTCCAGGAGAAGGTGGCGCCGACCTCGTACTGGCGGCTGGTCTCCGGCCTCAGGTTCGGATTGCCGAAGATCTGGCCACCCGCGAGCACCGTGTAGTCGCCGGCGAGCTCCGTCGCGGTGGGAGCGCGGAAGCCGGTGGCGAGGCCGGTGCGGAAGCTGAGGTTCTGCGTCGCCCGGTAGGTGCCGCCCACCGTGTAGGTCGTCGCGGAATAGGGCCGCGACCCCGTCTGCTGGTTGGCGAGGTTCGGCGTCGCGTCGAAACTGGTCGAGCCGCGGGTATGCCGCACGCCGGCACGGAGCACCACCCGGTCATCGAACAGGCGTTGGCTGTTCTCGGCGTAGAAGGCCATCAGCGAGTCGGTCTGGTTGGCGTCCTGGGGAGCCACCTGGGCCATGGTGTAGGGCGGATTGATCGCCTCGCGGTAGCGTGCCGAGCGCAGCCAGCTGCGCTCCAGGTTGAGGCCCAGCAGCAGTTCGTTGCCGGGGAAGAGGTGGACGATCGGCTCGAACTTCGTGCCCATGATGCTCAGGTGGCGCCGGTTGATGTCGAGCCGCGTACCGCCGCTGCGCGAGGCCCAGCGGAAGATGTCCTGGTCCTCGACCAGATAGCTGTGGGAGGTCCAGCGCGCGAAATCCGTCGCCGTCCGGCCGGAATAGACGACGTCGAAGGAGGCGTTGGTGCGCTGGTCGCGGTTGAAGGTGCTCCACGAGGAGCCGCGGAATCCGGCATCGTAGATGCCGTCGCTGCGGATGGTCACGTCGACCCGGTTGAGGTCGTCGATCTGGTGGCCGAAGGCGCCGGTGGCTCCCAGCCGCTGCCATTGGGTGTTCGCCATGAGGCCGCCGCCGGATCCCGACGAATAGCTGTCGCGCCGGCCGCCCGCGAGCCCGAGATAATAGTCGCTTTCGCCGAAGCGCCCTGCCGTGTGGCCCCGCCCCTGCAGCAGCCCCCATGAGCCGCCCTGGATCTCCACGGCGGAACCCTCCGTGTTGCGGCCGTTGCGTAGGATGATGTTGATGACGCCGCCCATGGCGCCGGACCCGTAGATGACCGAGGCCGGACCGCGGACGATTTCAATCCGCGCGACGTCGGCCGGCGACAGTTTGGAGATGTTGGCGGTGCCGGCGCGCCGGCCGTTGATCAGCACCAGCACCTGGCTGCGGAAGTCCTTGCCCTGGCCGTCCGAGGCGCCGCCGCGGATGTTGATCGAGGTCTGGCCCGGGGTCCATTCGGAGAAGAAGCCAACGGCGTTCTCGGCGAGGAGCTCCGTCACCGACTGGGCCTGGCTGCGCGCCAGTCGCTCTCCCTCGATGACCTGGACCGTGCCGGTGATCTGGCTGCGCGGTTCGGGCCGGCCCGTCGAGGTGACGACGATATCGTCGAGCACGGTCGCGGGAGCCTCCTGCCCCGTGGCGATGGAAGGCATGAGCGCCAGGGCGGCGACGAGGGGTGCCGCGCGGCGGGCTCCGGCTGGATATGCGATCATCATGGTCCCCTCGGGCCGCCACGCGGGCGCCCGGCAATGTCGCCGGAAGCGTGGGGCTCCGGAGTCGAGATATGGAACGTTATAATATTACATAACCGGACGATGCAAGCCGGCCTCGGTCCCTGGCGGGCGCGGCGCCGCGGGAAGGGCGCGCGACCATGCCGGGGGAGGGCGCTGCGGCGGAGAGTTGGCGTCGTTTTGCATCGGCCGGGTTCCTGTTGGAGCGGGGCCGTGCGAACGGATGAACAGCGGCGGACCGCTGTCACACGCACCGCCGGAGCACCCCGCCCGAGGTCGTCTATCTGGTCGCGGCAGGTCTCCTGGCTCGCGGGTCGGCGCCGGCTCCCGTCTTCCCGGACCCCGACGGGTCCAGTGACATGAATGGGAGAAGGCTCGCCGCTGACAGTTGCGGGGGCAGCGCCGGTCTCGCACCGGCTTCCCTCTTAGCCCCCGATCTTGCGAGTCGGGGGACCGTGACGCCGCCAGCTAAGGATCGGTGGCAGGTCCTGTCAACCGCCGCGGCGGCAAGGGGCGCCCGTCAGCCCGCGTAGCGCTTGGCCCCCGCGACGCAGGCGACCACGGCCACGGTCACCGCGATCATAGCCGCGCTGACGGGCTCACCCAGCAGGGTCGCCGCCAGGGTCAGGCCGAAGAACGGCTGCAGGAGCTGCAACTGTCCGACGGCGCCGATGCCTCCGAGAGCGAGCCCGCGATACCAGAACACGAACCCGATGAGCATGCTGAACAGCGAAACATAGGCGAGGCTGACCCATTCGGCCGTCGTCACGGCGGCGAAGGAGGGCGGCCAGGCCCAGGCTGCCAGCGCCCCCATGACCGGCAGCGAGAGCACCAGCGCCCACGAGATGACCTGCCAGCCGCCGAGGCGGCGCGACAGCTTGGCCCCCTCCGCATAGCCGAGGCCGCAGACCAGCACGGCGGCGAGCATCAGCCCGTCGCCGGCGAGGGTCGATCCGCCGCTGCGCGTCAGGGCGAAACCCGCCACCAGGGCGCTGCCTAGGCCGGAGAACAGCCAGAAGAGGGGCCGAGGCCGCTCGCCGGCGCGCACCACGCCGAAGGCGGCGGTGGCGAGCGGCAGCATGCCGATGAAGACGATGGAATGGGCCGCGCCGATATGCTGCAAGGCGAGGGCGGTCAGCAACGGAAAGCCCATCACCACGCCGAGCGAGACCACGGCCAGCGGCAGCAGGTCCGCCGCGCGCGGCAGAGACACCCGGAACAACGCGATCAAGGCCGCGGCCAGCACCCCGGCGATGGTCGCCCGCATGCCCGTCAGGAAGATGGGCTCGAACGCGGCCACGGCCACGCGCGTCGCCGGCAGTGAGCCGCTGAAGATGATCACGCCCAGCAGCCCGCTGATCCAGCCGTCCGTCGTCTTGTCCATGGCAATTCCTCGAGGGGCGGCACAGGTGGCAGCCCCGCGCTGGCCGGGCAAGGCACGCTTGGGTACAATCCGGAGAAACTGTCTGGTATCAGGGAGCAGTACGGATATGCGCCAGGCCGCCGGCTCCGCAGAAACCCTCACCGATCGCGTCATCCGCGAGGTCAAGGACCGCCTGGCGCAGCGGGCCTTGACGCCCGGCACCCGCCTGCCCTCCATCCGCGCCTTCGCGGCCGCGATGAGGGTGTCGAAGTCCACCGTCGTCGAGGCCTACGAGCGATTGTCCGCGGAGGGGCTCATCGTCTCCCGTCCCGGCTCCGGCTTCTATGTCGACGCGCCGCTGGCGCCGCTGTCGCTCGCCGACCTCGGTCCGAAACTGGACCAGGAGGTCGATCCGCTCTGGATCACGCGGCAGTCGCTCGGCCGGAACACCGAGCTGCTGATGCCCGGATGCGGCTGGCTTCCCGCCTCGTGGATGCCGCAGGACAGCCTGCGTCGTGCCCTGCGCATGCTGGCGCGCGGGGATGCGGTGGGTCTCACCGACTACGGCACGCCGCAAGGTTTGCCGGCCCTCCGGCAGTTTCTCGTCCGCCGGATGGCGGGGCAGGGGGTGGAGGCCTCCGCCGACCAGGTCGTCCTCACCGAGTCCGGCACGCAGGCGCTGGATCTGGCCTGCCGCTTCCTCGTCGAGCCCGGCGACACGGTGCTGGTCGACGACCCCTGTTACTTCAATTTCCACGCCCTGCTGCGGGCCCATCGCGCCAAGGTGGTCTCGGTGCCCTACACTGCCCAGGGGCCGGACCTGGACCTCTTCGAACAGGCTCTCGCCCGGCACCGCCCGCGCCTCTACGTGACCAATGCGGGGGTGCACAACCCGACCGGAGCGACCCTCTCCCCCATCGTCGCCCACCGCCTGCTGAAGCTCGCCGAGCGCGCCGACCTGACCATCGTCGAAGACGACATCTTCGCCGATTTCGAGACCGAGACGACGCCGCGGCTCGCCGCCTTCGACGGCCTCCACCGGGTGGTCTATTGCGGCAGCTTCTCGAAGACCCTGTCCGCCGGCTTGCGCTGCGGCTTCCTCGTCGCCCGGCCGTACTGGGTCCAGGGCCTCACCGACCTGAAGATCGCCACCAGCTTCGGTGGCGCCGGGCTCGCGGCGGAGATGGTGCTGGCGGTCCTGACCGACGGCAGCTACCGGCGCCATGTCGGCGCGCTCCGCGCCCGGCTGGCCCGCGCACGCGCCGAGACGACCGAGAAGCTCCGCGACCTCGGGCTCACGCCATGGCTCCAGCCCCAGGCCGGCATGTTCCTGTGGTGCCGGTTGCCGGGGGACATGGATGCGGCCGAGGTCGCGCGCCGCGCTCTCGCCGACGACGTGGTCCTGGCGCCCGGCAACGCCTTCAGCCTGTCGCAGACGGCACGGAGCCACCTGCGCTTCAACGTGGCGCAATGTTCGAACGCCCGCATCTTCTCGGTGCTGCGCAAGGCGATCCGCGCCGCGTCCTAGGGACTGTTCTGTCGCCGCCCGCATCGCTCTTGCCGGCCGGCGCCGCATGGCCCCGCGGTCGCGCCGGCCTGGCCTTGGCTCCGCCGTCGACCCGCAGGACCCGTCCCGACACGAAGGCGCCGACACCTCCGCTCGTTCGCACTCTCCTCCGCGGGCCCTCGCCCCGGACGACTAGGACCGGCCCGCCCTGAGTTCGGCGAGAATGGCTTCCGCCCTGTCGAAGCGGACATGCCCTCCGGTCTTAAGCCGTGCCACCACCGCCTCGATCTCCTCGCCGATGGCGCCGGCTGCGGCTGCGACGTTGCGGGCGTGCAGCGACATGTGCCCCTTCTGGATTCCCTCGGCCGCCAGCGCGCGAAGGGCACCCACATTCTGGGCGAGCCCCACCGCGACGACGACCTTCGCGAGCTCCTGTGCGGACGTGACGCCCAGCAGCTTGACCGCGGCACGGGCCGCGGGGTGGGTCTTTGTCGCGCCGCCGACGAGCCCCACCGCCATCGGGACCTCGAGGGTGCCGACGAGGTGACCGTCATCGCCGATTTCGAAGTGCGACAGCGAGGTGTAGCGCCCGCTCGCGGCGGCATGGCAATGAGCACCGGCCTCGACCGCGCGGGTGTCGTTGCCCGTCGCCAGCACAACCGCGGTAATGCCGTTCATGATCCCCTTGTTGTGGGTCGCCGCGCGGTAGGAGTCCGCCGCCGCGAACCGGTAGGCGTCGACGATGCCGCCGACGACGTCGGCGCCACCCAGCGCATCCCGGTCGAAGACGGCACGGACGCGGGCAAGGCGGCGGTCCGCCTTGTTCGTCAGGATGCGCAAGCGAACCCGTCCGCCAGCGATCTCGGCCACTCGCGGTGCGAGGGCCTCGGCCATCGTGTTGACCGCGTTCGCTCCCATCGCGTCACGCACGTCCACGAGGAGGTGGAGCACCACGAAGGTCGCGCCGCTGGCCTCGACGATGCGCACCTCGATCCCGCGCGCGCCGCCCCCGAGCTTCACCAGCAGCGGGTCCTGCTCGTTGGCGAGCGCCAGCAGTTCGGCCTCCGCCTCGTAGAGGCGCAGGCGCGCCGCCCGCGGGTCCGCCACGCCGACGACCTGAACCTGCGAGACCATGATGGGAAGATCGGCCGACGTGCGGAAGCCCCCGTGCAGGCGGGCCACCGAAGCCATGTTGCTGGCCGCAGCCACCACGGATGGTTCCTCGGTCGCCATCGGAACGAGGTAATCCTTCCCGTCGATGGTGAAGTTTGCGGCGATCCCCACCGGGATCGACAGGGTCCCGACGACGTTCTCGATCATCCGGTCGGCAATGGCCAGGATGTCCGGCGCCGGCGCAGCCAGGCTGGACAGGTCGCCGACTGCCAACCCCGAGGCCTCGGTGGCTGCACTGAGCCGCTCTGCGGGCGAAAGCTTGTAGAAGCCGGGAAGGCGGCTGTTGACGGCCATGGATGACGAACTCCGCTCTGATCGGGCCTCTAGGGTTAGAGGCGCGGCGTGGCGGTCCTCAATGGCGGGCGGCCATACAGCGGGTCGCAGGGGCAGTGTCGTATCTACACCCGTTCAACGCGGCAGCGTCTCGGTGAGGCGGTGCAGGCGAAGGGCCATGTGGATTTCCAGGCCGCGACTGGTCTCGGCCCACCCGGGGCAGAGCGCGGCGATCGAATCGAGGCGCTGACGCATCGTGTTGACATGGATGTCGAGCGCGTCGGCCGCCTTCTGCAGGCTCCGCCCCGTCTCGAAATAGGCATAGAGGGTGGCGGCCAACTGCGATTTGCGCCGGCGGTCGTGTTCGAGAAGCGGCCCGATCGTGTGGGTGATGAAGGCGAGCGCCGCATCTTCACCCTGCCCGTCGAAGAGGAGCCCGTAGAGCGAGAGCGTCTTCTCGGACACGATGCGGGCGTTCTGGCCGAGGCTGCGCAGGAGGGACAGCGCGCGTCTCAGCTTCCTGTACTCGTCGGCCGCGGACTGGACGTCC contains:
- a CDS encoding ABC transporter substrate-binding protein: MIRSRRRILQGLGAAAAVLAGPGARASSLVLTDSLGRRVALPAPPRRIVPIFASNTELVAAAGAADRIVGVEAFTRFPPEVAHLPLVGGRLGFSVDRVARLAPDLVVVTPARQAVHQLVDPLERLGIPVMVLTHPTVAAVLANLRLVARACGLEERGEAAARRLEARLGAVAGADRTGPAPRALMVTGRVSSGLLLIARPGTYTADAVRLAGAVPALGPQVLAQVSPEAILRADPDILLFAGTEAARDEVFASPAWSALRARREGRIVTVSRSTFLIPGPRVVDGIEALATVLDRHRRETRS
- a CDS encoding ABC transporter ATP-binding protein translates to MIRIDIADLTIHRGGRAVVAGVTLALPSPGLVGIIGPNGAGKSTLARAMAGQPGARTGRVLVDGTDVATIAPARLAERIGYLPQTFQPHWDITARMLIALGARRAAGVPPGAVEAAIGAAGLTGKADRPWPSLSGGERAQALLAAVTVTDPPCLIADEPGASLDIRHRIALMRDLRRRGRTRLVVTVLHDLELATAFCDRLVLMEGGGVVAEGTPAEVVASGRLGEVFGTVFETAVHGGLTVARPAIGEFLCG
- a CDS encoding ABC transporter ATP-binding protein translates to MAGDPLLAVENLSIALPGGADRAHAVEDVSFTVGANEIVCLVGESGSGKSMTAHAILSLLPDRVGISAGSLRFKGRDIAGLDEPSMRALRGGEISMIFQEPMSALNPLARIGEQIAEAIVTHARPVPAREAVAVRVIELVTSVGLPDPATIVRSFPFQLSGGQRQRVMIAMAMANNPALLLADEPTTALDVTTQKQILTLIRDLQASRGMGVLLITHDFGVVADMADRVVVMRDGRIVEQGPVDEVLRRPSHEYTRSLIAAVPGSRPPDARVREIGRVPVLAARGLTKTFSTRQSLFRPPRVVAAVRNVALSLAARETVAVVGESGSGKSTLGRMIMRLVEPDAGTVDFRGEDLLTLRGEPLRQMRRRLQIVFQDPFAALDPRQRVGDAIARGPMAFGTPREDAMAEARRLLQRVGLKEGAADRYPHEFSGGQRQRICIARALALKPQVLVADEAVSALDVSVQATILRLLAELREDLNLAILFITHDLRVAAEIADRIVVMKRGEVVEEGATRTVFGDPAHPYTRELLAAVPGRHLFQGPHALAAS
- a CDS encoding LLM class flavin-dependent oxidoreductase: MDHRAFLALFEEADRLGFDGVWFSEFHFHRPRIAYPSPHLLAAAIFARTERLRVGTSILVLPLHHPLLLAEEICQLDHQSGGRIDVGIGRGTAPETFATVGIPLQAARERFEAGFALLRQALATGSAASHEGPWSFGETPVGPRPVQHPHPPIHVAGSTPETLGFAVANALPLLFSLEPPEGRQLAVLRDLAPEETLRPLLARSSLSRYVVIGPNRDAAAGLLDPLLAGLEERRRHFARQQGRSPVTVDRETLLAERFLWGSPEDCTTAIRSLAARTGIGALRCVFNGNGCLGPDATLAAMRLFAREVLPALKSPPGS
- a CDS encoding ABC transporter permease is translated as MDTLKAFSRHPSGMLGLVILIAVVTLAVLAPWLYPEDPWEMIGRPFAPPFSEGFLLGTDTLGRDVAAGIVHGTRVSLTIGVASTLAAVCVGVLVGAMAGYWGGGIDDLLMRVTELFQTIPGFILAILMVATLGPSIVNVIIAIATVSWPPLARLTRAEFLRLRGREYVQAATCQGERPLQVVLGHILPNAVSPIIVTGSLTIASAILIESALSFMGLGDPNLMSWGFMVGAARTVIRQAWWMSVFPGIAILLTVLAINLVGEGLNDTLNPRNARAGRH
- a CDS encoding FecCD family ABC transporter permease; this encodes MSPTGQDTRRAATPWLALGGLLAAALAIGLAAGHDWATPWRVLVALSGDGTLESRLILDWRLPRVLAAAAIGALLGLGGCLFQGLFRNPLAEPYLLGSAGGAAVGATVALLVPLAVPQALGLPVLAFLGAWGATVLVLAIGRASGMTDTAGLLLAGVAVAAMLGSLRSFLMLALSDETVSLQVVLGWVLGGIQTPAPAALAGLLVLTGGCLLLALRAAPGLDLLGLGEETARGFGLDVDRFVSRTVLTGSAIVAVAVAFGGLVAFVGLAAPHLGRRLVGPLHGPLLAASALIGAVIVVLADALARSALPPAEIPLGLVTAAAGGPFFLMLLARRWRT
- a CDS encoding TonB-dependent receptor, translated to MMIAYPAGARRAAPLVAALALMPSIATGQEAPATVLDDIVVTSTGRPEPRSQITGTVQVIEGERLARSQAQSVTELLAENAVGFFSEWTPGQTSINIRGGASDGQGKDFRSQVLVLINGRRAGTANISKLSPADVARIEIVRGPASVIYGSGAMGGVINIILRNGRNTEGSAVEIQGGSWGLLQGRGHTAGRFGESDYYLGLAGGRRDSYSSGSGGGLMANTQWQRLGATGAFGHQIDDLNRVDVTIRSDGIYDAGFRGSSWSTFNRDQRTNASFDVVYSGRTATDFARWTSHSYLVEDQDIFRWASRSGGTRLDINRRHLSIMGTKFEPIVHLFPGNELLLGLNLERSWLRSARYREAINPPYTMAQVAPQDANQTDSLMAFYAENSQRLFDDRVVLRAGVRHTRGSTSFDATPNLANQQTGSRPYSATTYTVGGTYRATQNLSFRTGLATGFRAPTATELAGDYTVLAGGQIFGNPNLRPETSRQYEVGATFSWNGLNIDAALFQNTISHRIISQRRTGPLNISDYVNNAGDIVIRGVEVQASLDVLRAVAARPNGWHWSLFANGGYNFDMRDFGAASTANSRQVQRVYKYQASIGTRFGQRAGVAIPWTFSVTGIMRGPIWYDTEESLTVPAGEPSSSYIHQKPAFWVWNARLEGELRKGLTAYVAMNNIFNVNQHALFIALHQQPFIGNTSAANTNGIGNFGNSMPGREIVVGLKAAF